One window of Quercus robur chromosome 5, dhQueRobu3.1, whole genome shotgun sequence genomic DNA carries:
- the LOC126724838 gene encoding uncharacterized protein LOC126724838 encodes MVLPLSRINTIVPPLFFLHSSPPSLGCECCCRHCERETLHLSECPEATTIRKKCLPNIASMEIMFEGMVATGKNVWTPSGQIPKESTEEFGDSTNSKEFVDPQYQPPVDVDPMDVEGPSLSRTGLAMNKGKGLASGVHLFKGIHK; translated from the exons ATGGTTCTTCCTTTAAGCAGAATAAACACAATAGTACCCCCCCTGTTCTTCCTTCACTCGAGTCCGCCTTCTCTTGGCTGTGAATGTTGTTGCCGCCACTGTGAGCGAGAGACGCTGCATTTATCT GAATGTCCAGAAGCAACAACCATTCGCAAAAAATGTTTGCCAAATATTGCTTCCATGGAAATCATGTTTGAAGGTATGGTTGCAACAGGAAAAAATGTATGGACCCCAAGTGGTCAAATACCAAAGGAAAGTACCGAAGAGTTTGGGGACTCCACTAATAGCAAAGAATTTGTTGACCCCCAATATCAGCCCCCTGTGGATGTTGACCCAATGGATGTTGAAGGCCCATCATTGTCGAGAACAGGACTAGCAATGAATAAGGGAAAAGGCTTGGCAAGTGGTGTCCACCTCTTCAAGGGAATTCACAAGTAG